Proteins encoded by one window of Aphidius gifuensis isolate YNYX2018 linkage group LG2, ASM1490517v1, whole genome shotgun sequence:
- the LOC122850613 gene encoding uncharacterized protein LOC122850613: protein MIIAKRQFPQKTTLKDQFEVVWELTAPYIDINRDKINNKTVGQSMFWRKIGNKEYTSAKNKDYLRKSIEAYTKSIAFAPVGSSELSLAYANRSAVLFKARLYEDCLLDIERSLKAGYPDKFKTKLFLRQSLCFKALIPSSHIESNISMASAMQWLPDLKKYNPKYNIIKEYPKMINELKEPREIIRYSPEIKNDNAIIVGGSDAIELKQTEENNQHIVATRDIKSGEFIYISEPFAAILANELRFTNCWHCCRQTLAGVPCDNCPNIIYCSERCKKKAWNSYHNTECLVLGSLLKVGDIDTKKLMATFNDFKFELILLAVGIVKIFCQKTNILGQKMTMENLIKNEKILILGELISRYLMMGYRNHQGLIDITLGSDRAASNVMMPIFKIINKSCDSNIDWIYLGSNVGFYASKPIKQGEPILMSTFGQYYVVPKAERHSAFKITTDDPVPCKCTACIENWPILDYLPSYQSMALPASIKKELNYMTLKMKEWEERIGNGDTRELLTIKDTLNSMNDKNHQYITVPCQEVSMLNILIKALYYRLRTVYDIVE, encoded by the exons atgataattgccAAACGACAATTTccacaaaaaacaacattgaAAGATCAATTTGAAGTAGTATGGGAATTGACAGCTCCATATATTGACATAAAtcgtgataaaattaataataaaacagttgGTCAATCAATGTTCTGGAGAAAAATTGGTAACAAAGAATATACTAgtgcaaaaaataaagattatttaCGTAAATCAATTGAAGCATACACCAAAAGTATTGCTTTTGCACCAGTTGGATCCAGTGAATTGTCATTGGCTTATGCAAATCGTTCAGCTGTATTATTCAAAGCAAGACTCTATGAAGATTGTCTTCTTGACATTGAACGTTCATTAAAGGCAGGCTAtccagataaatttaaaacaaaattatttttacgtcaATCATTGTGTTTCAAAGCATTGATACCAAGCTCACATATTGaatcaaatatttcaatggCCAGTGCAATGCAATGGCTtcctgatttaaaaaaatataatccaaaATACAACATTATCAAAGAGTATCCAAAGATGATCAATGAACTTAAAGAACCACGTGAAATTATAAGATATTcaccagaaataaaaaatgacaatgcaATAATAGTTGGTGGATCCGATGCAATTGAATTGAAACAAActgaagaaaataatcaacacaTTGTTGCAACAAGAGACATCAAATCTGGTGAATTCATTTACATATCTGAGCCATTTGCAGCAATTCTTGCTAATGAATTACGTTTTACTAATTGTTGGCATTGTTGTCGTCAAACTTTGGCTGGTGTACCATGTGATAATTGTCCAAACATCATATATTGCTCAGagagatgtaaaaaaaaagcatggaaTAGTTATCATAACACTGAATGTTTAGTGTTAGGATCACTTTTGAAAGTTGGCGATatagatacaaaaaaattaatggca ACATTCAATGATTTCAAATTCGAATTAATATTACTTGCAGTAGGGATTGTTAagattttttgtcaaaaaacaaacatattaggtcaaaaaatgacaatggaaaatttgattaaaaatgaaaaaatattgattttgggAGAATTAATATCACGATATTTGATGATGGGTTATCGCAATCATCAAGgg ctTATAGACATAACACTCGGTAGTGATCGTGCTGCATCAAATGTTATGATGCcaatttttaagataataaataaaagctgtGATTCAAATATCGATTGGATTTACTTGGGTTCAAACGTTGGATTTTATGCTAGCAAACCAATCAAGCAAGGAGAACCG ATACTTATGAGTACGTTTGGACAATATTATGTAGTGCCAAAAGCTGAACGACATTCagcatttaaaattactaCTGATGATCCTGTACCATGTAAATGTACAGCATGTATTGAAAATTGGCCAATTCTAGATTATCTTCCATCTTAccag AGTATGGCGTTACCAGCAAGTATAAAGAAAGAATTGAATTATATGACACTTAAGATGAAAGAGTGGGAAGAACGCATTGGTAACGGAGATACTAGAGAACTATTGACAATAAAAGATACTTTGAATAGCATGAATGATAAGAATCATCAATACATCACTGTTCCTTGTCAGGAAGTATCAatgttgaatatattaatcaaaGCGTTGTATTATCGACTACGTACAGTTTATGATATTGTTGAGTAA
- the LOC122849603 gene encoding uncharacterized protein LOC122849603, whose amino-acid sequence MTMKNKETLILGELISRYLMMGYRNHQGFVDITLCSDLAASNVMMPICKIFKKSCDSNIDWIYLGSNVGFYVSKPIKQGEPIIMSTFGQYHSVSKAKRYMAFESFTDDPVPCKCIACIENWPTLDYLPSYESMVLPASIKKELNDMTLKVEEWRKRIPHRDTRELLTMKDTLNSMNDKYHQYITVPCQEVSKLNILIKELYYRLRTVYDIVE is encoded by the exons atgacaatgaaaaataaagaaacattGATTTTGGGAGAATTAATATCACGATATTTGATGATGGGTTATCGCAATCATCAAGgg tTTGTAGACATAACACTTTGTAGTGATCTTGCTGCATCAAATGTCATGATGCCAATTTgtaagatatttaaaaaaagctgtGATTCAAATATCGATTGGATTTACTTGGGTTCAAACGTTGGATTTTATGTCAGCAAACCAATCAAGCAAGGAGAACCG ATAATTATGAGTACTTTTGGACAATATCATTCAGTATCAAAAGCTAAACGGTATATGGCATTTGAATCCTTTACTGATGATCCTGTACCATGTAAATGTATAGCATGTATTGAAAATTGGCCAACCCTAGATTATCTTCCATCTTACgag AGTATGGTGTTGCCTGCAAGTATAAAGAAAGAATTAAATGACATGACGCTCAAGGTAGAAGAGTGGCGAAAACGCATCCCTCACAGAGATACTCGAGAATTATTGACAATGAAGGATACTTTGAATAGCatgaatgataaatatcatcaatatatcACTGTTCCTTGTCAGGAAGTATCAAAATTGAATATACTAATCAAAGAGTTGTATTATCGACTACGTACAGTTTATGATATTGTTGAGTAA
- the LOC122849571 gene encoding SET and MYND domain-containing protein 4-like, which translates to MMIARKQFSQKKTLKDQFEVVWESTAPYIDINRDKINNKTVGQSMIWREIGNKEYTTAKNKDYLRKSIEAYTKSIAFAPVGSTELSLAYANRSAVLFKARLYQDCLVDIERALKAGYPDKLKTKLFLRQSLCFKALKLSSHIETGISMASAMQWLPDLKKYNPTYDINKEYPKMIKELKEPREIVRYSPEIKNDNAIIVGGSDAIELKQTEENDQHIVATRDIKSGEFIYISEPFAATVSDELRFTNCWHCCRQTWTGVPCDNCPNIIYCSDECKKKAWDSYHNIECLILEEILKCNHLDSAKLMAVKMILKALNLAGDLKELKKMIDNIDSDKNKDFIITKGILDVNSIDNFHRLDYPINTSNDFKFELTLLAVRIVKIFSQNTNILDQQMTNKNLIKNKETLILGELMLRYLMMAYRNGHLFVDDHNITLGDHARSHVVLPICKILKTSCDSNIDWVYLGSNVGFYAGKPIKQGEPILHSMFGQYSALSKDKRHLASGMFTDDPVPCKCTACIENWPTLDYLPSHQRMMLPASIKRELNYMTLKMKEWEERIGNGDTRELMTMKDTLNSMNDKYHQYITVPCREVSILYLLIRAVYSRLHPVYNVFE; encoded by the exons ATGATGATTGCCAGAAAacaattttcacaaaaaaaaacattaaaagatCAATTTGAGGTGGTATGGGAATCGACAGCTCCATATATTGACATAAAtcgtgataaaattaataataaaacagttgGTCAGTCAATGATCTGGAGGGAAATTGGTAACAAAGAATATACTActgcaaaaaataaagattatttaCGCAAATCAATTGAAGCATACACCAAGAGTATTGCATTTGCACCAGTTGGATCCACTGAATTGTCATTGGCTTATGCAAATCGTTCAGCTGTATTATTCAAAGCAAGACTCTATCAAGATTGTCTTGTTGATATTGAACGTGCATTGAAGGCAGGCTATCCagataaattgaaaacaaaattatttttacgtcaATCATTGTGTTTCAAAGCATTGAAACTAAGCTCACATATTGAGACAGGTATTTCAATGGCCAGTGCAATGCAATGGCTTCctgacttgaaaaaatataatccaaCATACGACATCAACAAAGAGTATCCAAAGATGATCAAGGAACTTAAAGAACCACGTGAAATTGTTAGATATTcaccagaaataaaaaatgataatgcaaTAATAGTTGGTGGATCTGATGCAATTGAATTGAAACAAACTGAAGAAAATGATCAACACATTGTTGCAACAAGAGACATCAAATctggtgaatttatttacatttctgAGCCATTTGCAGCTACTGTTAGTGATGAATTACGTTTTACTAATTGTTGGCATTGTTGTCGTCAAACTTGGACTGGTGTACCATGTGATAATTGTCCAAACATCATATATTGTTCGGAcgagtgtaaaaaaaaagcatgggatagttatcataatattgaatgtttaatactggaagaaattttaaaatgtaaccATCTAGATTCAGCAAAATTAATGGCAGTAAAAATGATTCTAAAGGCACTAAATTTAGCAGGTGATttgaaagaattaaaaaaaatgattgacaATATTGACtcggataaaaataaagattttatCATTACCAAAGGTATTCTTGATGTTAATagtattgataattttcatcGTCTTGATTATCCCATAAATACATCAAATGATTTCAAATTCGAATTAACATTACTTGCTGTACggattgttaaaatttttagtcaaAATACGAATATACTTGATCaacaaatgacaaataaaaatttgattaagaATAAAGAAACATTAATTTTGGGAGAATTAATGTTGCGATATTTGATGATGGCTTATCGCAATGGTCATTtg tttGTTGATGATCATAACATAACACTTGGTGATCATGCTAGGTCACATGTCGTGTTACCAATTTGTAAGATATTAAAAACAAGCTGTGATTCAAATATCGATTGGGTTTACTTGGGTTCAAACGTTGGATTTTATGCCGGTAAACCAATTAAGCAAGGAGAACCA ATACTTCATAGTATGTTTGGACAGTATAGTGCATTGTCAAAAGATAAACGACATTTAGCATCAGGAATGTTTACTGATGATCCTGTACCATGCAAATGTACAGCATGCATTGAAAATTGGCCAACCCTAGATTATCTTCCATCTCAtcag CGTATGATGTTGCCAGCAAGTATAAAGAGagaattaaattatatgacaCTTAAGATGAAAGAGTGGGAAGAACGCATTGGTAACGGAGATACTAGAGAATTAATGACAATGAAGGATACTTTGAATAGTatgaatgataaatatcatcaatacaTCACTGTTCCTTGTCGGGAAGTATCAATATTGTATTTACTAATTAGAGCCGTATATAGTCGTCTACATCCAgtttataatgtttttgaGTAA
- the LOC122849566 gene encoding SET and MYND domain-containing protein 4-like → MYFNGLPRDTMIIAKRKFSQKTTLKDQFEVVWELTAPYVDINRDKINNKTVGQSMIWREIGNKEYTTAQNKDYLRKSIEAYTKSIAFAPVGSSELSLAYANRSAVLFRARLYEDCLLDIERALKAGYPDKLKTKLFLRQSLCFKALKPSSDIEPGMSMASAMQWLPDLKKYNPTYDINKEYPKMIKELKEPREIVRYSPEIKNDNAIIVGGSDAIELKQTEENDQHIVATRDIKSGEFIYISEPFAVTINSNMLFTNCWHCARQTWAGIPCDNCPNIVYCSDLCKKKAWNSYHNIECLILGSLLKCDDIETETLMAVKMILKTLNSAGDLKKLKKIIDNIDSDKNKEFVITKCILDLNSIDNINRLGYLLKPSNDCSFQLTLHAVWIVYVFSQKTNIFGQKMTMKNLIKNKKTLILGELISRYLMMAYRNGQLFVDISLGSDLAASSVMMPICKIFKKSCDSNIDWIYLGSNIGFYASKPIKQGEPISMSTFGQYHSVSKAKRYMAFESSTDDPVPCKCIACIENWPTLDYLPSYESMVLPASIKKELISMTRKAGGLRDRIYYHADTRELLTMKDTLNSMNDKYHQYITVPCQEVSILNIVMKTLYCRLHTVYDIVQ, encoded by the exons aTGTATTTCAATGGTTTGCCTAGGGATACAATGATAATTGCCAAACGaaaattttcacaaaaaacaacattgaAAGATCAATTTGAAGTAGTATGGGAATTGACAGCTCCATATGTTGACATAAAtcgtgataaaattaataataaaacagttgGTCAGTCAATGATCTGGAGGGAAATTGGTAATAAAGAATATACTACTGCACaaaataaagattatttaCGTAAATCAATTGAAGCATACACCAAAAGTATTGCTTTTGCACCAGTTGGATCCAGTGAATTGTCATTGGCTTATGCAAATCGTTCAGCTGTATTATTCAGAGCAAGACTCTATGAAGATTGTCTTCTTGACATTGAACGTGCATTAAAGGCAGGCTAtccagataaattaaaaacaaaattatttttacgtcaATCATTGTGTTTCAAAGCATTGAAACCAAGTTCAGATATTGAACCAGGTATGTCAATGGCCAGTGCAATGCAATGGCTTCctgacttgaaaaaatataatccaaCATACGACATCAACAAAGAGTATCCAAAGATGATCAAGGAACTTAAAGAACCACGTGAAATTGTTAGATATTcaccagaaataaaaaatgataatgcaaTAATAGTTGGTGGATCTGATGCAATTGAATTGAAACAAACTGAAGAAAATGATCAACACATTGTTGCAACAAGAGACATCAAATCtggtgaatttatatatatttctgagCCATTTGCTGTAACAATTAATAGTAACATGCTTTTTACCAATTGTTGGCATTGTGCTCGCCAAACTTGGGCTGGTATACCATGTGATAATTGTCCAAACATTGTATATTGTTCtgatttatgtaaaaaaaaagcatggaaTAGTTATCATAACattgaatgtttaatattaGGATCACTTTTAAAATGTGACGATATAGAAACAGAAACATTAATGGcagtaaaaatgattttaaaaacacTAAACTCAGCaggtgatttaaaaaaattaaaaaaaatcatcgacAATATTGACtcggataaaaataaagaatttgtCATTACCAAATGTATTCTCGATTTGAAtagtattgataatattaatcgACTTGGTTATCTTTTAAAGCCATCGAATGATTGTTCATTCCAATTAACATTACATGCTGTATGgattgtttatgttttttctcaaaaaacaaatatatttggtcaaaaaatgacaatgaaaaatttgattaaaaataaaaaaacattgattttGGGAGAATTAATATCGCGATACTTGATGATGGCCTATCGCAATGGTCAATtg tttgTAGATATATCACTTGGTAGTGACCTTGCTGCATCAAGTGTCATGATGCCAATTTGTAAGATATTTAAGAAAAGCTGTGATTCAAATATCGATTGGATTTACCTGGGTTCTAACATTGGATTTTATGCCAGTAAACCAATAAAGCAAGGAGAACCG ATATCCATGAGTACTTTTGGACAATATCATTCAGTATCAAAAGCTAAACGGTATATGGCATTTGAATCCTCTACTGATGATCCTGTACCATGTAAATGTATAGCATGTATTGAAAATTGGCCAACCCTAGATTATCTTCCATCTTACgag AGCATGGTGTTGCCAGCAAGTATAAAGAAAGAATTAATTTCTATGACACGAAAGGCAGGAGGGTTGCGAGATCGCATCTATTATCACGCAGATACCAGAGAATTATTGACAATGAAGGATACCTTGAATAGCatgaatgataaatatcatcaatacaTCACTGTTCCTTGTCAGGaagtatcaatattaaatattgtaatgaAAACGTTGTATTGTCGACTACATACAGTTTATGATattgttcaataa